One window of Chryseobacterium indologenes genomic DNA carries:
- a CDS encoding TetR/AcrR family transcriptional regulator, translating into MSISERKQKEKEALRLLILNGAKRLFVEKGIEYTTIRNIADEINYSVGTVYVYFKDKNAIFHDLHSIGFQELGGYFRDLVSEEDPLLRLRKMGFVYMKFAMENSEMYDLMFNLRAPMDYLETQKNQLWSEGNETFGYVKKTVEDCMQEGHFKEHNSEALSFLIWSLVHGMCCLEIRQRTKGVKFSSPDTIMTEGYNEFLKMLEKL; encoded by the coding sequence ATGAGCATAAGTGAAAGAAAACAAAAAGAAAAGGAAGCTTTAAGATTACTCATTCTTAATGGTGCAAAAAGACTTTTTGTGGAAAAAGGAATAGAGTATACCACCATAAGAAATATTGCTGATGAAATAAATTACAGTGTAGGTACTGTTTATGTTTATTTTAAAGATAAGAATGCTATTTTTCATGATCTGCATTCCATAGGATTTCAGGAATTGGGTGGATACTTCAGAGATTTAGTCAGTGAAGAAGATCCGTTATTGAGGCTTCGAAAAATGGGATTTGTCTACATGAAGTTTGCAATGGAAAATTCTGAGATGTATGATCTTATGTTCAACCTGAGAGCACCAATGGATTATCTTGAAACACAGAAAAATCAGCTGTGGTCTGAAGGAAATGAAACTTTTGGGTATGTTAAAAAGACGGTGGAAGATTGTATGCAAGAAGGTCATTTTAAGGAGCATAACTCAGAAGCATTATCTTTTTTGATCTGGAGTCTTGTGCACGGTATGTGCTGTCTGGAAATCCGCCAAAGAACAAAAGGTGTAAAATTCAGCAGTCCGGACACCATTATGACGGAAGGGTATAACGAATTTTTGAAAATGCTGGAAAAGCTATAA
- a CDS encoding SDR family NAD(P)-dependent oxidoreductase, translating into MSKLKNKVAVVTGAAKGIGASIAKHFAHEGAKVIVNYASSKEAADSVVKEITDHGGIAIAVQADVSNEADVNRLFEETKKTFGTLDILVNNAVFQQFLPIEQVSTEAFYKHFNVNVLGSILTIQASLKLFGDKGGNIINISSGASKSPMAGVSLYSSTKAALDAITISLSKELGVKNVRINSILPGATETEGAVSAGVTKGSDYEKMFVANTPLGRRGQPEDIAKAAVFLASDDAAWITGEQISVSGGMFGF; encoded by the coding sequence ATGAGTAAATTAAAAAACAAAGTAGCAGTAGTAACTGGTGCAGCAAAAGGAATAGGTGCTTCAATCGCAAAACATTTTGCCCATGAAGGTGCAAAAGTCATTGTAAATTATGCTTCAAGCAAAGAAGCAGCGGATAGTGTAGTAAAGGAGATAACAGATCATGGAGGCATAGCCATTGCAGTACAGGCCGATGTATCTAATGAAGCTGATGTGAACAGGTTGTTTGAAGAAACTAAAAAAACTTTCGGAACCTTAGATATTTTGGTAAACAATGCGGTTTTTCAACAATTTTTACCTATCGAACAGGTATCGACAGAAGCTTTTTATAAGCATTTCAATGTCAATGTTTTGGGTTCTATATTGACTATCCAAGCATCTTTAAAGCTGTTTGGAGATAAAGGCGGCAATATCATTAATATCAGTTCGGGTGCAAGCAAATCGCCGATGGCGGGAGTATCGTTATATTCTTCAACAAAAGCAGCATTAGATGCAATAACGATTTCTTTGTCGAAAGAACTGGGTGTAAAAAACGTTCGTATTAATTCTATTTTGCCAGGCGCTACAGAAACAGAAGGTGCAGTTAGTGCTGGTGTTACCAAAGGCAGTGATTATGAAAAAATGTTTGTTGCCAATACACCACTTGGCCGTAGAGGTCAGCCGGAAGATATTGCGAAAGCTGCCGTATTTTTGGCTTCTGATGATGCAGCCTGGATTACAGGAGAGCAAATAAGCGTTTCCGGTGGTATGTTTGGTTTTTAA
- a CDS encoding Crp/Fnr family transcriptional regulator codes for MSDFPVFFDYIEKISGKLLSEDDKRLLMAYFKPKKLRKRQYFLQEGDVCKYIGFIVKGSARTFAVDDKGNEHVLKLSVENWWLADFESFFLLTPSRFNIEALEPLEILQSTNAEIEQFLKHIPAFSAMTNVINQNYAIAAQKRMLASNSYTAEERYEELIRSYPHFLQRFPQNMIASYLGLSPETLSRIKKNFLK; via the coding sequence ATGTCTGATTTTCCAGTGTTTTTCGATTACATAGAAAAAATATCGGGCAAATTGCTTTCAGAAGACGACAAGCGTTTGTTGATGGCATATTTCAAGCCTAAAAAACTTCGAAAAAGACAATATTTTTTACAGGAAGGAGATGTATGCAAATACATTGGGTTTATTGTGAAAGGATCTGCCAGAACCTTTGCGGTAGATGATAAGGGAAATGAACACGTACTGAAGCTATCTGTGGAAAATTGGTGGCTGGCCGATTTTGAAAGCTTTTTTCTGTTGACCCCAAGCCGTTTTAATATTGAAGCACTGGAGCCACTTGAGATACTACAGTCAACCAATGCTGAAATTGAACAGTTTCTAAAGCATATTCCCGCCTTTTCAGCGATGACGAATGTAATCAATCAAAATTACGCTATTGCAGCTCAAAAAAGAATGCTGGCCTCAAATAGCTATACAGCTGAAGAACGTTATGAAGAACTGATCAGAAGTTATCCTCATTTCCTGCAACGGTTTCCGCAGAACATGATTGCTTCATATCTGGGTTTATCGCCAGAAACTTTGAGCAGGATAAAGAAAAACTTTTTAAAATAA
- a CDS encoding NADP-dependent oxidoreductase, with translation MKAYIINKYTKDGLQLADVPTPRVGDNDVLVEVHSASLNLLDSKIKKGEFKLLLPYKFPLILGHDVAGIVTQAGKNVTRFKVGDEIYSRVSDFHIGTFAEYISINENDVALKPRNLTMEEAASIPLVALTAWQALVENANLKKGQKVFIQAGSGGVGTIAIQLAKHLGATVATTASAKSFEILKNLGANVLIDYKTQDFETMLKNYDVVLNSQDNKTLEKSINILKPEGKVISISGPPPPEFANEIGLPWYLKIVLSLLSLSIRRKAKKHNVDFFFLFMKASGSQLEKITKLIEADVIKPVIDKIYSYEQTNDALKYVESGRAKGKVVIKMK, from the coding sequence ATGAAAGCATACATTATAAACAAATACACCAAAGATGGTCTTCAGCTTGCAGATGTTCCGACCCCAAGAGTTGGTGACAATGACGTTTTGGTAGAAGTTCATTCAGCGAGTTTAAATCTTTTGGATTCTAAAATCAAAAAGGGAGAATTCAAATTGTTATTACCATACAAGTTTCCATTGATCTTGGGTCATGATGTTGCAGGAATAGTTACACAGGCTGGAAAAAATGTGACGAGATTTAAAGTTGGTGATGAGATTTATTCGAGAGTATCAGATTTTCACATCGGAACTTTTGCTGAATATATTTCCATTAACGAAAATGATGTAGCGCTCAAACCAAGAAACCTAACGATGGAAGAAGCTGCCTCTATTCCATTGGTGGCATTGACTGCCTGGCAAGCATTGGTTGAAAATGCGAATTTGAAGAAAGGACAGAAAGTGTTCATCCAGGCAGGATCAGGTGGTGTGGGAACCATAGCGATTCAATTGGCAAAACATTTGGGAGCTACTGTCGCAACTACCGCAAGTGCAAAAAGTTTCGAGATATTGAAGAATTTAGGGGCAAATGTTCTGATTGACTACAAAACACAGGATTTTGAAACAATGCTTAAAAATTACGATGTTGTACTCAACAGTCAGGATAATAAAACATTAGAAAAATCAATCAACATATTAAAACCAGAAGGTAAGGTCATTTCCATTTCTGGTCCGCCACCGCCGGAGTTTGCAAACGAAATTGGATTGCCTTGGTATTTGAAGATTGTATTATCATTACTTAGTTTAAGCATCAGAAGAAAAGCGAAAAAACATAATGTAGATTTCTTTTTTCTCTTTATGAAAGCGAGTGGAAGTCAACTTGAGAAAATAACCAAGTTAATTGAAGCTGATGTTATCAAACCCGTAATTGACAAGATTTACTCTTATGAACAGACCAATGACGCTTTGAAATATGTTGAAAGTGGACGCGCGAAAGGAAAGGTTGTAATAAAAATGAAATGA
- a CDS encoding helix-turn-helix domain-containing protein has protein sequence MDKLSFLEVIAVIAVFVSLLLSVFLLTVKTERKLESRLFAAFLIINAIDISGIFMHFFVESYNLKAFKISAYLLVMPLFYLYVNAVCYSDFTLKRKHLLHLIPFIVANLILVPRLYLAEGAVKEDFFTTMWNSPEMFVYQLIGELQFFFYIVGVFMILKKNKKIYLENYTNPNTLLYQWLFQLTIIFLFIHICIIFKNIIRYTTYNDLFIWLHILAGTSFLLAACWFILKALNYPELFRRIDSTLQLTEDFVETLETENKTDETKNIQIEQLKKFMVEKEPFLEPSLTIQELADQVNIPVRELSVLINHHLNQHFFDFVNEYRVKKAMTLLKDSTKKEYTVLEILYEVGFNSKSSFHTSFKKYTNQTPIAFRNS, from the coding sequence ATGGACAAATTAAGTTTTCTGGAAGTTATTGCTGTGATTGCCGTTTTTGTATCGCTGCTGCTTTCCGTGTTTTTGTTAACGGTAAAAACAGAAAGAAAACTTGAGAGCAGATTATTTGCAGCGTTCCTTATCATTAATGCTATTGATATCAGCGGAATTTTCATGCACTTTTTTGTGGAGAGTTATAATCTGAAAGCTTTCAAAATATCTGCTTACTTATTGGTAATGCCTCTTTTCTATCTGTATGTGAATGCCGTTTGTTATTCTGATTTCACCTTAAAAAGAAAGCATTTACTGCATCTTATCCCTTTCATTGTTGCTAATTTAATTTTAGTTCCAAGACTTTATCTTGCAGAAGGTGCCGTAAAAGAAGATTTCTTTACAACGATGTGGAACTCCCCTGAAATGTTTGTATATCAACTCATCGGGGAACTGCAGTTTTTCTTTTATATCGTTGGCGTATTCATGATCCTCAAAAAAAACAAGAAGATTTATCTTGAAAACTACACCAATCCCAACACCTTGTTATACCAATGGCTGTTTCAGCTTACCATCATTTTCCTATTCATCCATATATGTATTATTTTTAAAAATATAATACGATATACCACATACAACGATCTGTTTATCTGGCTGCATATTCTGGCAGGAACTTCCTTTTTATTGGCTGCCTGTTGGTTTATCTTAAAGGCTTTAAATTATCCTGAGCTTTTTCGCAGAATTGATTCTACCCTACAACTGACAGAAGATTTTGTAGAAACACTGGAAACTGAAAATAAAACTGACGAAACAAAAAATATTCAGATCGAACAGCTTAAAAAATTTATGGTTGAAAAAGAACCTTTCTTAGAGCCTTCATTAACAATTCAGGAACTGGCAGATCAGGTGAATATTCCTGTTCGTGAGCTGTCTGTATTAATTAACCATCACCTCAATCAGCACTTTTTTGATTTTGTGAATGAATACCGCGTTAAAAAAGCAATGACTCTTCTGAAAGATTCTACCAAAAAAGAATATACGGTGCTAGAAATTTTATATGAAGTAGGTTTTAATTCAAAATCTTCTTTTCATACTTCATTTAAAAAATATACGAACCAAACACCAATAGCGTTCAGAAACAGCTGA